In the Anaerosporomusa subterranea genome, one interval contains:
- the spoIIM gene encoding stage II sporulation protein M, whose translation MDYFRKNLFNYIRANIVGYFFILLVFVGGVVFGALAVKTLPDEQKTELIGYLQIFFQGFTVWSAESWGSTELFANVVFNHIKTVGLIWLLGFTVIGMPLVWFIVFTRGFVIGFTVGFLVNEYIMKGLVFALAAVLPHSLLSVPAVIAAGVAATSFSLWLARRRSNPKTTLGYEAIGYSVLCLTMLLILLVAAVVEVYISPLFMKFVVAMLFKQP comes from the coding sequence TTGGATTACTTCCGTAAAAACTTGTTTAATTATATACGGGCGAATATCGTCGGCTATTTCTTTATTTTGCTCGTGTTCGTAGGTGGGGTTGTTTTCGGCGCATTAGCTGTCAAAACTCTGCCAGATGAACAAAAAACTGAACTTATCGGTTATTTACAAATCTTTTTTCAAGGATTTACTGTATGGTCTGCTGAGTCTTGGGGTAGTACTGAACTATTTGCTAACGTTGTATTCAATCACATCAAGACAGTTGGCCTGATCTGGTTGCTCGGATTTACTGTTATCGGTATGCCGCTAGTTTGGTTCATCGTCTTTACCCGCGGTTTTGTCATCGGCTTTACCGTAGGTTTTCTCGTTAATGAATATATCATGAAGGGGCTGGTCTTCGCATTAGCAGCCGTTCTGCCTCATAGTCTTCTTAGCGTGCCAGCCGTGATCGCGGCAGGTGTGGCAGCGACTTCGTTTTCCCTATGGCTTGCCCGCCGCCGCAGCAATCCCAAGACAACCCTTGGTTATGAAGCAATCGGGTATTCGGTGCTGTGCCTAACCATGCTTCTCATCCTTCTCGTCGCCGCAGTGGTTGAAGTTTATATCTCACCTTTATTCATGAAGTTTGTCGTGGCGATGCTCTTCAAGCAGCCTTGA
- a CDS encoding phosphopentomutase, with product MFERIIIIVLDSVGIGALPDAAEYGDAGANTLGHIATARGGLKLPTLASLGLGCIAPIAGVPCPEQPLACYGKLAESSKGKDTTTGHWEMAGAPVSHPFPYYPNGFPAEIMDKFAVLTGRTALGNKVASGTEIIAELGEEHMKTGKPIVYTSADSVFQIAAHEDIIPLTKLYAMCRIARDQILVGEHAVGRIIARPFIGIPGAFTRTPNRHDYSLMPDGETMLDRVKAAGLPCIGIGKIGDIFAQRGLTESFPTKSNQHGMDILETVLSQIERGLIMANLVEFDSSFGHRRDIDGYAAALEAFDSRLAGFLPKLGTNDLLIITADHGCDPTAQGTDHTREYVPLLAYQVGTGGQSLGIRTTFADIAASVLDIFSLPPLPYGSSFLQKK from the coding sequence ATGTTTGAGCGGATCATTATTATCGTTCTCGATAGTGTTGGCATTGGCGCATTGCCAGATGCAGCAGAATATGGCGATGCGGGTGCGAATACATTAGGGCATATTGCAACAGCACGCGGCGGTTTGAAGTTACCGACGCTGGCGAGCCTTGGTTTAGGCTGTATTGCGCCGATTGCAGGCGTACCCTGTCCAGAACAACCGCTTGCCTGTTACGGAAAACTGGCTGAGTCGTCAAAAGGGAAAGACACAACGACTGGGCACTGGGAAATGGCCGGGGCGCCGGTTTCACATCCGTTTCCCTACTATCCTAACGGCTTTCCTGCGGAGATTATGGACAAGTTTGCTGTGTTGACTGGCCGCACCGCTCTTGGTAACAAAGTAGCATCAGGGACTGAAATTATCGCCGAGTTGGGTGAAGAACACATGAAAACCGGTAAGCCGATTGTCTATACATCTGCAGATAGTGTTTTTCAGATCGCGGCCCATGAAGACATTATTCCCCTTACAAAACTGTATGCAATGTGTCGGATTGCACGTGACCAGATACTAGTAGGCGAGCATGCGGTCGGTCGCATAATCGCCCGCCCGTTTATTGGCATTCCTGGTGCGTTTACTCGTACTCCTAACCGACATGATTACAGCCTGATGCCAGATGGCGAGACCATGCTTGATCGGGTCAAAGCTGCCGGGCTGCCATGCATTGGGATTGGTAAGATTGGCGACATTTTTGCCCAGAGAGGATTGACAGAGTCATTCCCAACCAAGTCAAATCAGCACGGGATGGATATCCTCGAGACAGTCCTTAGCCAAATCGAGCGGGGACTGATAATGGCCAATTTGGTCGAGTTTGATAGCAGCTTCGGTCATCGCCGGGATATTGACGGTTATGCGGCTGCGCTTGAAGCATTTGACTCGCGTTTGGCAGGATTTCTGCCAAAGCTCGGCACTAACGATTTGTTGATCATTACTGCCGATCATGGCTGTGACCCGACCGCCCAGGGAACTGATCATACCCGCGAATATGTTCCGTTGCTGGCATATCAAGTCGGAACAGGCGGTCAATCGCTCGGTATCAGGACAACATTTGCTGATATCGCGGCCAGTGTCTTAGATATTTTTTCTTTACCGCCTTTGCCGTACGGTAGTAGCTTTCTGCAAAAGAAGTGA
- the xerD gene encoding site-specific tyrosine recombinase XerD, producing MESFVSEFINYLAVERGLAQNTLESYGRDLRQFQAYLQESKIDFMKDLNRSTILTYLNNLQTNGKAVSTISRNLAAIKSFYQYLVRERYLEKDPAAHLESPKLEKKLPKVLSVHEVEELLKQPNALLPAGLRDKAMLELLYATGIRVSELISLNISDVNLDMGYIKCYGKGSKERIVPLGSIAAKCVQDYLGKGRTKLVRTYEEAALFINHHGNRLTRQGFWKIIKKYAQEACIVKEITPHTLRHSFATHLLENGADLRSVQEMLGHADISTTQIYTHVTRNHLKEVYDKTHPRA from the coding sequence ATGGAAAGCTTTGTATCTGAATTTATTAATTATCTTGCGGTTGAACGTGGCTTGGCCCAAAATACGTTAGAATCGTATGGTAGGGACCTTCGTCAGTTCCAGGCTTATCTGCAGGAGAGCAAAATTGATTTTATGAAAGATCTTAACCGGAGTACCATCCTTACATATTTGAACAATCTGCAAACCAATGGCAAGGCGGTATCAACCATATCGCGTAACCTAGCGGCAATCAAATCATTCTATCAGTATCTGGTGCGAGAACGCTACCTAGAGAAAGATCCCGCGGCGCACCTAGAGTCGCCAAAACTGGAAAAGAAACTACCCAAGGTTCTTTCTGTGCACGAAGTTGAAGAACTGCTTAAGCAGCCGAACGCATTGCTGCCAGCTGGTCTTAGAGATAAGGCGATGCTTGAACTCCTTTATGCGACTGGTATTCGCGTTTCTGAATTGATCTCGCTCAACATTTCTGATGTAAATCTCGATATGGGATATATCAAGTGTTATGGAAAAGGCTCGAAAGAACGGATTGTTCCGCTCGGTTCTATTGCAGCAAAGTGTGTCCAAGATTATCTGGGAAAGGGTCGGACTAAACTAGTGCGAACCTATGAAGAAGCTGCTCTGTTTATCAATCATCACGGTAATCGCTTAACCCGGCAGGGCTTCTGGAAAATTATCAAAAAGTATGCTCAGGAAGCGTGTATTGTTAAAGAGATTACCCCGCACACTTTGCGTCATTCCTTTGCTACTCACCTCCTCGAGAACGGCGCTGATTTGCGTTCAGTGCAAGAAATGCTAGGCCATGCTGATATTTCGACAACTCAAATATATACTCATGTAACTCGCAATCACTTGAAGGAAGTGTATGATAAGACGCATCCTCGAGCCTAA